A window from Opitutia bacterium ISCC 52 encodes these proteins:
- a CDS encoding sulfatase — protein sequence MSLITRLCCLRLLLVVLLCSAGLYANDRPNVLFIVSDDLTACLGSYGNEVCQTPNLDRLASEGVQFNKAYCQYPVCGPSRASFMSGLYPKRNKVLGNNYTLGSYKALNPALASHPSIGELLRTNGYVSLRVSKIYHMGVPGGIEAGEPGGDEPDSWDRAFDVMAPETASPGTLELLSPKRKHYGSNFARIIVPDDSIQTQADILAADHAIAILETRARGGDHSRFLRHDEPFFLAVGFVRPHVPLVAPKSWFDEYPEEESVLPYVPKGDLDDIPALAATNANDLKYGMSDLQQKQSLAAYYASVSFMDEQVGRLLDTLDLLDIRKNTVVIFTSDHGYNLGHHTMWQKGSLFENSARVPLLISAPGFESTAGQSTDELVELVDLYPTIAELTGVSDKVPSNLDGISLTALMNDPESGVGHDEAYTVVGNRQRMGESIKTKHFRYNYWADGKEELYDQVNDPDEFINLVAFPNHAKVLEHMRARLAEKNKSFTN from the coding sequence ATGTCTTTGATTACCCGCTTATGCTGTCTTCGTTTGCTATTGGTTGTCTTGCTTTGTTCGGCCGGCTTATACGCGAATGATCGACCCAATGTCCTCTTCATTGTCAGTGACGACCTTACTGCCTGTCTTGGGTCGTACGGCAATGAAGTTTGTCAGACTCCCAATCTCGATCGTCTGGCTAGTGAAGGAGTGCAATTTAACAAGGCGTATTGTCAGTATCCGGTCTGTGGTCCTTCCCGAGCGTCTTTCATGAGCGGGCTATACCCCAAGCGTAACAAAGTATTGGGAAATAATTACACGCTCGGAAGCTATAAGGCACTCAATCCAGCCTTGGCTAGTCATCCTAGTATCGGCGAACTCCTGCGAACCAACGGTTATGTCTCACTGCGTGTATCCAAGATTTACCACATGGGAGTTCCGGGTGGCATTGAAGCGGGCGAGCCCGGTGGAGATGAACCTGATTCTTGGGATCGTGCGTTTGATGTGATGGCACCAGAGACAGCCAGTCCGGGAACGTTGGAACTACTGTCACCTAAACGTAAACACTATGGCTCCAATTTTGCACGCATCATTGTGCCGGATGATAGTATTCAGACCCAGGCAGACATTCTTGCCGCTGACCATGCGATCGCCATTCTTGAAACAAGAGCCCGAGGAGGAGACCACTCACGTTTTCTTCGCCATGATGAGCCCTTCTTTTTGGCAGTAGGGTTTGTGCGTCCACATGTGCCGCTCGTGGCTCCAAAATCCTGGTTTGATGAATACCCTGAGGAGGAGTCGGTGTTACCTTATGTGCCTAAAGGAGACCTGGATGATATTCCTGCCTTGGCCGCCACCAATGCAAACGATCTAAAGTACGGTATGAGTGATCTTCAGCAGAAACAATCACTTGCCGCCTACTACGCCAGTGTGTCCTTCATGGATGAGCAGGTAGGTCGTTTGTTGGATACCCTGGACCTTTTGGATATACGCAAGAACACGGTTGTCATCTTTACTTCGGATCATGGTTACAATTTAGGCCATCACACGATGTGGCAGAAAGGGAGTTTATTTGAAAATAGTGCTCGTGTCCCGTTGCTGATCTCGGCTCCCGGATTTGAGTCAACCGCAGGTCAGAGCACCGATGAGTTGGTAGAACTGGTTGATCTGTATCCCACTATCGCTGAGCTCACTGGTGTCTCTGACAAAGTGCCTTCAAACCTGGACGGCATAAGCCTGACCGCATTGATGAACGATCCAGAAAGTGGGGTGGGGCATGATGAAGCCTACACGGTCGTGGGTAATAGGCAGAGGATGGGTGAATCCATTAAGACCAAACATTTCCGCTATAATTATTGGGCAGATGGAAAAGAGGAACTCTACGATCAAGTGAACGATCCGGATGAGTTTATAAACCTCGTTGCTTTCCCAAATCACGCTAAAGTATTGGAGCACATGCGAGCCAGGCTGGCTGAGAAAAACAAGAGTTTCACTAATTAA
- a CDS encoding glycerophosphodiester phosphodiesterase: MSRYFLLILLMSCLDSVGKNEDLAIAVGNLTQIIAHRGASAERPECMITATKRAIEVGATATEVDLRTSKDGKLFILHDATLAGLQMGRVRQTS, from the coding sequence ATGAGCCGATACTTTCTTTTGATTCTGTTGATGTCTTGTTTGGACTCAGTTGGTAAGAATGAGGATCTAGCGATCGCAGTCGGCAATTTAACTCAAATCATTGCTCATCGCGGTGCCAGTGCGGAACGTCCGGAATGCATGATCACTGCAACCAAACGAGCCATCGAAGTGGGTGCTACCGCAACCGAGGTCGATTTGCGCACGAGCAAGGATGGAAAGTTGTTTATTCTACACGACGCTACCTTGGCCGGACTTCAAATGGGACGGGTCCGGCAAACGAGTTAA
- a CDS encoding DUF488 family protein yields the protein MLVTRILTKRIYEGIVPEDGYCVLVDRIWPRGISKEKLGEAIWFKNIAPSTELRKEFKHDPARWNEFKKRYFVDLDSQPELVIEFLNLIKLKEVVTLLYSARDTVHNQANALKEYLES from the coding sequence ATGCTTGTGACGCGCATTCTAACCAAACGTATTTACGAAGGCATAGTCCCTGAAGATGGCTACTGTGTCTTAGTCGACCGCATTTGGCCACGAGGTATATCGAAGGAGAAATTAGGTGAAGCTATCTGGTTTAAAAATATAGCTCCCAGTACTGAGCTGAGGAAAGAGTTTAAGCATGATCCTGCTCGTTGGAATGAATTTAAGAAACGGTATTTCGTTGATCTAGATTCTCAGCCCGAGCTGGTTATTGAGTTTCTAAATCTCATAAAGCTTAAGGAAGTGGTAACACTATTATACTCAGCTAGAGATACTGTTCATAATCAGGCGAATGCTTTGAAAGAATATTTGGAAAGTTGA
- a CDS encoding M20/M25/M40 family metallo-hydrolase: protein MDNKSPLTGIESDIVAAIDRNRDEALSFLRRVIDTNSGTMNFEGVLQVGDMFSEVFDSLGLQTRWYDKSQVNRSGHLFAETLGDKGKRLLLIGHLDTVYPSDSPFQKMEQKEDGRWRAPGGEDMKGGDVIIVYALKALSELRLLSDAQIIVAFTGDEENPGSPLEETRKELVEAAKRSDIALGFEGAGDGSKAVVSRRGASFWKLEVQGKRAHSSTIFSEDVGAGAVFELSRILNAFYEELSGEEYLTLNPGLIAGGSDIETDEAEGFSKAYGKFNVVAETAVASGGLRYVSEAQLKSAREQMREIVSRHLPHTSATITFSDGYPAMAPTEGNRGLLDQMNQVSLDLGLPTQDLYNPLERGAADISFIADYVDALDGLGAMGGGAHSLDEFIDLNTFGDQIKRAALLIYRLIQS from the coding sequence ATGGATAACAAATCACCGCTAACGGGTATAGAGTCCGACATCGTGGCTGCGATTGATCGTAACCGCGACGAGGCATTGTCATTCCTAAGACGCGTCATAGACACCAACAGCGGCACCATGAATTTTGAGGGGGTTCTTCAGGTGGGCGACATGTTCTCAGAAGTGTTTGATTCCCTAGGTTTGCAGACGCGGTGGTATGACAAATCTCAAGTCAATCGGTCTGGCCATCTTTTTGCGGAAACCCTGGGTGACAAAGGTAAACGCCTCCTGCTCATAGGACACCTTGATACCGTGTATCCCAGTGATAGTCCGTTTCAGAAAATGGAGCAAAAAGAGGACGGTCGGTGGCGAGCGCCGGGTGGTGAAGATATGAAAGGCGGAGACGTGATTATCGTCTATGCATTGAAGGCGTTGAGCGAGCTGAGGCTTCTGAGTGATGCTCAAATCATTGTTGCTTTTACGGGAGACGAAGAAAATCCCGGCAGTCCCCTTGAGGAAACGCGAAAGGAGTTGGTGGAGGCTGCGAAACGAAGCGACATCGCCCTCGGCTTCGAGGGCGCAGGAGATGGTAGTAAGGCAGTTGTGTCCCGTCGGGGTGCGTCCTTTTGGAAGCTGGAAGTTCAAGGCAAACGAGCGCATTCATCTACGATCTTTAGTGAAGATGTCGGAGCCGGGGCGGTCTTTGAGCTAAGTCGTATCTTGAATGCCTTTTATGAGGAACTATCGGGCGAAGAGTATTTAACCTTGAACCCAGGATTGATTGCTGGAGGCAGCGACATCGAAACGGACGAGGCCGAGGGGTTCAGCAAGGCCTATGGCAAATTTAATGTGGTTGCAGAGACAGCGGTGGCATCGGGCGGACTTCGTTATGTTTCGGAAGCGCAATTGAAAAGCGCAAGGGAGCAGATGAGGGAAATTGTCAGTCGTCACCTGCCTCATACTTCGGCCACGATTACCTTTTCTGATGGCTATCCTGCCATGGCTCCGACGGAAGGGAATCGTGGGTTGCTCGATCAGATGAATCAAGTGAGTCTTGATTTGGGTCTACCTACTCAGGATTTATATAATCCTCTGGAGCGAGGTGCGGCAGATATTTCCTTTATTGCAGACTATGTGGACGCTTTGGATGGACTGGGAGCCATGGGTGGGGGTGCGCATTCATTAGATGAGTTTATCGATCTCAACACCTTTGGAGATCAGATCAAACGAGCTGCTTTGCTGATTTACCGCTTGATTCAATCTTGA